The following are from one region of the Plasmodium gaboni strain SY75 chromosome 12, whole genome shotgun sequence genome:
- a CDS encoding histone-lysine N-methyltransferase, H3 lysine-4 specific, whose amino-acid sequence MSISPLKYESKILSNLANMLKLSEKSDDEILSEINEGNENKVFEIDDDVKQVVDLNKINCTCEESKKKIEECDKKKFVYNYNIETYRVDFFLDICNALSRSNYKPYLSEEGKKEIVNGLRVRRNSNLYKYVSFFLSKERMNKERMDDGKKVENIYHCFKCLKSVLHICIDDDDDSNNNNNNKMKTTMYLKNNNSITEQIENKIENDILNEENSSLEKVNHRKGVISVSKYKSELTSITRMSNEKIMQTILEHTKDMGIKKDTAKNIRSRNDNKNDDGHDDHHSSNNINSNLNNNSNNNNIIKKSKTYESVKVRNNYYYNDDNDYDNHIYENENVIDNNNNIEPEKRNIPKRTVVHKKSSVQRKTNVTNKKRLSQNKSITRNSYKKNDRINSTCDVRASKIKDTIYEKKKRNVRRSFEVNANRRKRNTRQKGGFSDEEGMKMNDDNKIDDNAQNNNNIDDNTQNNNNIEDNTQINNNIEDNTQNNNNINDNTQNNNIEDNTQNNNSINDNTQNNNNINDNTQNNNKNDDNNLKDNITNNILDDNGVPKEVDNNCQNDINVHNKESCKNDIYSSIQINNTFNNTMINSTSVEEENNIRNEQNVISNVISDTNIYPYNLSNVNNMKDPNFNNNPEKEYIKDKDLCDLPNDNITSNGDNIKNKEIYKMDYANKALLSNNTNEKDYDYNESDNASYSTDDSKYVKYLKRKKKLQEQGKIIIDLNLFHGNSVKTTNKRDKEEKLQEKLRMKQIKKLLDEKQMVICKIEDIAKKRNKKYVKAQVLSKDSKIERAYFSHKMKKFYNSKSSYFGCGWSSNKKEWTPFIHAPFFENQHNAIYKNRNKKLYEEIYDTLLHGRIHPDIKVVELKDHKHPIRLCTPYNEDCYSVVYTGKKINATDDRVIFGEYTGYVANNKELSQEKHQYMFALAFNKKVFNDRKHVVFINEVELDEEQNYPSQVGSTVMNKVKAHEKNNINNTNIYNSPHILNGNNNINSNTTEETMSNRKIDKIKPVSNVVMTDYNNINSYINKCKTNENNKKSRDINNLIILPDNYTYAVDSSYMFNEMSLVNHYKTCSVFNNFDFRINSEWQLVYLDGWPHIILTSIPGVEIHPGEEIFADFGFEWFEKVNDICLNEFIKNNYFYRLYKLNTSREIVFNGMDDIVEKYNLLKNHITCNICMHNVNTDGNNFILCSGCNHVYHLKCVHKFNTEVNENYEWFCSGCLQFCFNIIKQKEFVDYIEKENQKRFIQLLDDLNGDNLNTVNNEKKSNAVDSINNSNSTDNIDNSNSIDNINNSNSTDNINNSNSTDNINNSNSTDNINNSNSIDNIHNSNSIDNIDNKDNLDNPNNSNISFGVNNSNISYSTNNSNISYGVNNSNISYGVNNSNISYGVNNSNISYSANNSNISCSANNSNNIDKTNNGNSLDNADNINDVNKINKSNEIVIKDVNNNNFFSVENNDKQKYLEGLENIRKLLQCKENIDDLFKNKEYVNSFLEKIDDEMNVFENKRSEDESVKLDDLKHIFENSFELHLLIDYKKKLEDLLDSTEKVDSFLNDRNVLNTMKIRKRTLAFLMENKKYIDNFIQMNEEKNYTKINDCEKNKKEEDINENTTCRQVEKLEDRIIQNNHNNQLTNPEYCSTLKGEEDKSVSLIDNKSMYERVDNHSICNEINSCISSTYEKTLYNKSNNIIRNLKEMKKYEKECQNNNNYSNMYCSYMMKLSKKILGFPLIKDFSKGLSTLEPSLPLNDHLKKLSVCTNCYSKHHDLAKAIICRVTKMHFEANYNDYLTDEDLFKTSSEFIQSVIRELANTVKEYRKKELNRVYLQHATENDSMILDRVNKDMNLELNYNNVTPTRTSIHNGSCTKTNKEYNESFYKIMSPSFNNDTVEKSNIITQENNHILNNQIVHLAEEQVGNCEYQNKEVIDCGTKEHMNEKINDHSIEEKCHDDCYSKDMHILYKNTFLPREEIDNCSIEKMKDQHEENDILKDLRKDTLNDTLNDMSKDMSKDMSNDMSKDMSNDMSNDVSNDVSNDLDDKKNDLKSYEKPCKLNNFIPLIGVELGKTKFQREFTNGTFVGTVTEQIKDENNNNFFVVTYEDGDVEWITPSFLFQEILKQSTNNTTYPLASTFKDIFYEDFKKDIKLNNHSYELKIEKKKRKSMFEYVPNNNVTKRQRHAYEENLLKKKNTNQEVNTSRRSLSKVKNVEFNDSLRKTRKRTMSTG is encoded by the coding sequence ATGAGTATATCACCATTGAAATATGAATCTAAAATATTGAGCAACCTAGCTAATATGCTAAAATTGAGCGAAAAGTCAGATGATGAAATACTAAGTGAAATAAATGAAGgtaatgaaaataaagTTTTTGAAATTGATGATGATGTTAAACAAGTGGTTGATTtgaataaaattaattgCACATGTGAAGAAtcaaagaaaaaaatagaagagtgtgataaaaaaaaatttgtatataattataatattgaaaCATATAGAGTAGATTTTTTTCTTGATATTTGTAATGCTTTATCAAGATCTAATTATAAACCCTATTTAAGTGAAGAAGggaaaaaagaaatagTGAATGGATTAAGAGTAAGAAGAAATtcaaatttatataaatatgtttctttttttttaagtaaAGAACGAATGAATAAAGAAAGAATGGATGACGGGAAAAAGgtagaaaatatttatcattgttttaaatgtttaaaaagtgtattacatatatgtattgatgatgatgatgatagtaataataataataataataagatgAAGACTACAatgtatttaaaaaataataatagtataACTGAAcaaattgaaaataaaattgagaatgatatattaaatgaagaaaatagTAGTCTTGAAAAAGTAAATCATAGAAAGGGAGTTATATCTgtttcaaaatataaatcagAATTAACTTCTATTACTAGAATGTctaatgaaaaaataatgcAAACTATATTAGAACATACCAAGGATATGGGTATAAAAAAGGATACAGCCAAAAATATACGATCAAgaaatgataataaaaatgatgatggTCATGATGATCATCATAGTAGCAATAACATCAATAGTAACCTGAATAATAAcagtaataataataatattataaaaaaaagtaaaacTTATGAAAGCGTCAAAGtaagaaataattattattataatgatgataatgattatgataatcatatttatgaaaatgaaaatgttatagataataataataatatcgAACCcgaaaaaagaaatattcCTAAAAGAACAGTGGTACATAAAAAATCCTCTGTACAGCGAAAAACAAACGtaacaaataaaaagaGACTTTCTCAAAATAAATCGATAACAAGgaattcatataaaaaaaatgatagAATAAATTCTACATGTGATGTAAGAGCAAGCAAAATTAAAGATACTATatatgaaaagaaaaagagAAATGTTAGAAGGAGTTTTGAAGTAAATGCGAATCGACGAAAAAGAAATACAAGACAAAAGGGGGGGTTTTCTGATGAAGAAGGAATGAAAATGAATGACgataataaaattgatgataatgcacaaaataataacaacattgatgataatacacaaaataataacaacatTGAAGATAATACACAAATTAATAACAACATTGAAGATAATacacaaaataataacaacattaatgataatacaCAAAATAACAACATTGAAGATAATacacaaaataataacagtattaatgataatacacaaaataacaacaacattaatgataatacacaaaataacaacaaaaatgatgataacAATTTGAAAGATAATATAACTAATAACATATTGGATGATAATGGTGTTCCAAAGGAGGTAGATAATAATTGtcaaaatgatataaatgtacataataaagaaagctgtaaaaatgatatatattcatcTATACAGATTAATAATACGTTTAATAATACAATGATCAATTCTACATCTGtagaagaagaaaataatattagaAATGAACAAAATGTAATAAGTAATGTTATAAGCgatacaaatatatatccatataatttatcaaatgtgaataatatgaaagatcctaattttaataataacccagaaaaggaatatattaaagataAGGATTTGTGTGATTTAccaaatgataatataacTTCCAATggtgataatataaaaaataaggaGATTTATAAAATGGATTATGCAAATAAAGCTTTACTATcaaataatacaaatgaaaaagatTATGATTATAACGAAAGTGATAATGCATCTTATTCTACAGATGATTctaaatatgtaaaatatttaaagaggaaaaagaaattacAAGAACAAGgtaaaattattattgatttaaatttatttcatGGAAATTCTGTGAAAACAACAAATAAACGTgataaagaagaaaagCTACAAGAAAAGTTAAGAATGAAACAAATAAAGAAACTTTTAGATGAAAAACAAATGGTTATATGTAAAATTGAAGATATAGCTAAAAAgagaaataaaaaatatgtaaaagCACAAGTATTATCTAAAGATTCTAAAATTGAACGAGCCTATTTTAGTcataaaatgaaaaaattttataattccAAATCTAGCTATTTTGGTTGTGGATGGTCAAGTAACAAAAAGGAATGGACTCCATTTATTCATGCACCTTTTTTTGAAAACCAACATAATGcaatttataaaaatagaaataaaaaattgtatgaagaaatatatgataCATTATTACATGGAAGAATACATCCTGATATTAAAGTTGTAGAATTAAAAGATCATAAACATCCTATTAGGTTGTGTACTCCTTATAATGAAGATTGTTATTCTGTTGTATATACAGgtaaaaaaattaatgcTACTGATGATAGAGTTATATTTGGCGAATATACAGGTTATGTAGctaataataaagaattgTCACAAGAAAAACATCAATATATGTTTGCTTTAGCATTCAATAAGAAAGTATTTAATGATAGGAAACATGTCGTTTTTATTAATGAAGTTGAGTTAGATGAAGAACAAAATTATCCTAGTCAAGTTGGATCAACTGTGATGAATAAAGTTAAGGCtcatgaaaaaaataatataaataatacaaacATTTATAATAGTCCTCACATTTTAAATGgtaacaataatataaatagtaATACTACAGAGGAAACTATGTCAAATAGAAAGATTGATAAGATTAAGCCCGTTTCCAATGTAGTTATGACagattataataacattaatagttatattaataagtgcaaaacaaatgaaaataataaaaagtcaagagatataaataatttaataatacttccagataattatacatatgCTGTAGATTCATCTTATATGTTTAATGAAATGTCTTTAGTAAATCATTATAAAACATGTAGTGTATTTAACAACTTTGATTTCAGAATTAATTCTGAATGGCAATTAGTATATCTGGATGGATGGCCACATATTATTCTAACATCAATTCCAGGTGTTGAAATTCATCCAGGGGAAGAAATTTTTGCTGATTTTGGTTTTGAATGGTTTGAAAAAGTTAATGATATATGTTTAAATGaattcataaaaaataactatttttatagattatataaattaaatacaTCTAGAGAAATAGTTTTTAATGGAATGGATGACATTgtagaaaaatataatttattaaaaaatcaTATCACTTGTAATATATGTATGCATAATGTCAATACTGATGGtaataatttcattttatgTTCAGGATGTAATCATGTGTATCATTTAAAGTGTGTACATAAATTTAACACAGAAGTTAATGAAAATTATGAATGGTTTTGTTCTGGTTGTCTTcaattttgttttaatattataaaacaaaaGGAGTTTGTAGATTATATAGAAAAGGAAAATCAAAAGAGGTTCATTCAACTTTTAGATGATTTAAATGGGGATAATTTAAATACTGTGaataatgaaaagaaaTCTAATGCTGTGGAtagtataaataattctaATAGTACTgataatatagataattCTAATAgtattgataatataaataattctaATAGTActgataatataaataattctaATAGTActgataatataaataattctaATAGTActgataatataaataattctaatagtattgataatatacataattcTAATAGTATTgataatatagataataagGATAATCTAGATAACCctaataattcaaatatttCTTTTGGCGTTAATAATTCAAACATTTCTTATAGTACTAATAATTCAAACATTTCTTATGGTGTTAATAATTCAAACATTTCTTATGGTGTTAATAATTCAAACATTTCTTATGGTGTTAATAATTCAAACATTTCTTATAGCGCTAATAATTCAAACATTTCTTGTAGCGCTAATAACTCTAACAACATAGATAAAACTAATAATGGTAACAGTTTAGATAACGCAGATAATATAAACGATGTGAACAAAATAAACAAATCAAACGAAATTGTAATTAAAGAtgtgaataataataattttttttctgttgaaaataatgataagCAGAAATATTTGGAAGGCTTggaaaatataagaaaacTTCTACAGTGTAAAGAAAATATCGatgatttatttaaaaataaagaatatgTAAATAGTTTTTTGGAAAAAATAGATGATGAAATGAATgtttttgaaaataaaagaagCGAAGATGAATCTGTTAAGCTTGATGatttaaaacatatttttgaaaataGTTTTGAActtcatttattaatagattataagaaaaaattagaaGATTTATTGGATAGTACAGAAAAGGTGGATTCATTTTTGAATGATAGAAATGTTTTGAATACTATGAAAATCAGGAAAAGAACATTAGCTTTTTTAATGGAAAACAAAAAGTATATAGATAATTTTATACAAATGAATGAAGAAAAGaattatacaaaaattaaTGATTGTGAgaagaataaaaaagaagaagatattaatgaaaatacAACGTGTAGGCAAGTCGAAAAACTAGAAGATAGGATTATTCAAAATAACCATAATAATCAATTAACAAATCCTGAATATTGTAGTACATTAAAAGGAGAAGAAGATAAATCAGTAAGTTTGATAGATAATAAATCAATGTATGAAAGGGTAGATAATCATAGTATTTGTAATGAAATAAATTCATGTATATCAAGTACGTACGaaaaaacattatataataaatctAACAATATAATTAGAAATTTAAAGGAAATGAAAAAGTATGAAAAAGAATGccaaaataataacaattaTAGTAATATGTATTGTAGCTATATGATGAAATTAAGCAAGAAAATATTAGGATTTCCTTTAATAAAAGATTTTTCAAAAGGCTTAAGTACACTTGAACCATCTTTGCCTTTAAATGATcacttaaaaaaattatctGTTTGTACAAATTGTTATAGTAAACATCACGATTTAGCAAAAGCAATAATTTGTAGAGTAACAAAAATGCATTTTGAAGCtaattataatgattaCTTAACTGACGAAGatttatttaaaacatCCAGTGAATTTATCCAATCAGTAATAAGAGAACTAGCTAATACTGTAAAAGAGTACAGGAAAAAAGAATTGAACAGAGTATATTTGCAACATGCAACAGAAAATGATAGTATGATACTAGATAGAGTTAATAAGGATATGAACTTGgaattaaattataataatgttacACCAACTAGAACTAGTATTCACAATGGTAGTTGTACCAAAACGAATAAGGAATATAATGAATccttttataaaattatgagtccatcatttaataatgaCACTGTTGAAAAGAGTAATATTATCACACAAGAAAATAACCATATCCTAAATAATCAAATTGTACACTTAGCTGAAGAACAGGTCGGAAATTGTGAATATCAAAACAAAGAAGTTATTGATTGTGGTACAAAAGAGCATATGAATGAAAAGATAAACGATCACTCGATTGAAGAAAAATGTCATGATGATTGCTATTCAAAGGATATgcatatattatataaaaatactTTTTTGCCAAGAGAAGAAATAGATAACTGTAGtatagaaaaaatgaagGACCAGCATGAAGAAAATGACATATTAAAGGATCTAAGAAAGGATACATTAAATGATACATTAAATGATATGTCAAAAGATATGTCAAAAGATATGTCAAATGATATGTCAAAGGATATGTCAAATGATATGTCAAATGATGTATCAAATGATGTGTCAAATGATTTGGATGACAAAAAGAATGATTTGAAGAGCTATGAAAAACCGTgtaaattaaataattttatcCCCCTTATAGGAGTAGAATTAggaaaaacaaaatttcAAAGAGAATTTACTAATGGTACTTTTGTTGGTACAGTTACAGAACAAATAAAGGAcgaaaataataataatttttttgttgtaaCTTATGAAGATGGAGATGTTGAATGGATAACTCCatcctttttatttcaaGAAATTCTAAAACAATCTACAAATAATACTACATATCCTTTAGCTAGTACTTTTAAggatatattttatgaagATTTTAAAAAGGATATAAAACTAAACAACCATTCttatgaattaaaaattgaaaagaaaaagagaaaaaGTATGTTTGAATATGTTcctaataataatgtaacCAAAAGACAAAGGCATGCATACGAAGAAAAtctattaaaaaaaaaaaatactaATCAGGAAGTTAATACATCACGAAGAAGTTTGAGTAAAGTGAAAAATGTAGAATTTAATGATTCTCTCAGAAAAACAAGAAAAAGAACTATGTCTACAGGTTGA
- a CDS encoding hypothetical protein (conserved Plasmodium protein, unknown function~transcript variant 1; alternatively spliced) — MKDILLFLFWASFLKVFICYSPKDVITVSPPKNNTSPLSIVISLNKPNVKDNYHINEKKKDLKEQNKIEDIISKVQHLIYNIDDYKNEMSDQYTTEALGLHTNIEILNANDDNVLNLLLNSKDDTLENEKEKKKTAPIIITYPQPLSEDEIIYYEKYKHLMENKKKTKNLLLKVAYLEKLSQIKSTNKKEIIKELEHTINIIEKSISRLHIIDEMLEELFYEQTPNEDKNTKKLKREREYLTEKINVLNKKVEKLKLINY; from the exons atgaaagaCATTTTGTTATTCTTATTTTGGGCCTCCTTTTTGAAGGTCTTTATCTGTTATTCTCCAAAAGACGTTATAACTGTATCTCCTCCAAAGAATAATA CTAGTCCTCTTAGTATTGTAATTTCGTTGAACAAGCCAAACGTAAAAGATAATTACCACATtaacgaaaaaaaaaaggattta AAAGAACAAAACAAAATTGAAGATATTATAAGCAAAg tgCAACATCTCATATACAACATTGatgattataaaaat GAAATGTCAGATCAATATACAACGGAAGCTCTTGGGTTACACACAAATATTGAAATACTTAATGCGAATGATGATAATgtattaaatttattacTAAATAGTAAAGATGATACTTTAGAAAAcgaaaaagaaaaaaaaaaaacggcaccaattataataacatacCCTCAACCGTTATCAGAAGA cgaaataatatattatgaaaaatataaacatttgatggaaaataaaaaaaaaacaaaaaatttacTATTAAAAGTAGCCTatttagaaaaattatCCC aaattaaaagcacaaataaaaaagaaattattaaagAATTAGAACATacaattaatataatagaGAAG tCCATTTCAAGGTTGCATATTATAGATGAAATGCTAgaagaattattttatgaacAAACCCCAAATGAAGAT AAGAACAcgaaaaaattaaaaaggGAACGAGAATATTTAACAGAAAAGATAAATGTCTTg AATAAAAAGGttgaaaaattaaaattaataaattacTAA
- a CDS encoding hypothetical protein (conserved Plasmodium protein, unknown function) produces the protein MPLNVITPSEPKDPSLIFKYKKKEEYSGELEGIIVLCFLAIFFAVIFKVIEVIFVVIFILLSIYLTARNGEMNLLSVLPLLMMLMTTSAMTWFQQKNMAKRQSSNN, from the exons atgCCATTAAATGTAATTACTCCTTCAG AACCTAAAGACCCTTCcttaatttttaaatataaaaaaaaagaagaataCTCAGGAGAATTAGAAGGAATTATTGTTTTATGCTTCTTAGCCATATTCTTTGCAGTTATTTTTAAG GTAATTGAAGTCATTTTTGTggttatttttatcttgCTTTCAATATACTTAACAGCACGAAATGGAGAAATGAACCTGTTATCTGTATTACCACTATTAAT gaTGCTTATGACTACATCTGCAATGACATGGTTtcaacaaaaaaatatggcAAAAAGACAGTCCAgtaataattaa